The Streptomyces sp. NBC_00454 DNA segment GGCCCGAAGGGCCTGCCGGCCTCCTTCACCGGCCTCTACGACTCCCGGTTCCTCGGTCTGCCCGTGCCCGCCTTCTACGTCCTCGCCGCCGTCGTCGTCCTCTGGGTGGTGCTGGAACGGCTGCCGTTCGGCCGGTACCTGTACGTCGTCGGCTCCAACCCCCGCGCCGCCGGCATCATCGGCATCCCCACCCACAGGTACTCCGTCTACGCCTTCGCCGGATCGGGCCTGGTCGTGGGCGTCTCAGGGGTCCTGCTCGCCGCGCAGCAGCAGATCGGCAACCCGAGCGTCGGCCTGGACTACCTGCTGCCCGCCTTCGTCGGTGCGCTGCTCGGCTCCACCACGATCAGGCCCGGCCGCGCCAACGCGCTCGGAACCCTCGTGGCCGTCAGTGTGCTCGCCGTCGGGCTCGCCGGGATCGGCCAGCTCGGCGCCCAGTTCTGGGCCACGCCGCTGTTCAACGGGGGCACGCTGCTGATGGCGGTCGGCCTGGCCGGCTACGCGGCCAGGCGACGGCTGCGCGCACGGGCCGCGACGGACCCTCCCCCGCCCGAGGAACCTCCCGGGC contains these protein-coding regions:
- a CDS encoding ABC transporter permease; protein product: MTLRSPRGHLIGTYGLPALTALLFLVFSIVLPDTFPTRENVSSILSNQSIPALLALGATIPIVTGKFDLSIGYGLGLAHVLVMYLIVEQGTPWPLACLAVVLGGALVGALNGAVVEFARIDSLIATLGTGSIMYALTGWLTDGSRIVPGPKGLPASFTGLYDSRFLGLPVPAFYVLAAVVVLWVVLERLPFGRYLYVVGSNPRAAGIIGIPTHRYSVYAFAGSGLVVGVSGVLLAAQQQIGNPSVGLDYLLPAFVGALLGSTTIRPGRANALGTLVAVSVLAVGLAGIGQLGAQFWATPLFNGGTLLMAVGLAGYAARRRLRARAATDPPPPEEPPGPSGAQAAESR